In the genome of Xiphias gladius isolate SHS-SW01 ecotype Sanya breed wild chromosome 18, ASM1685928v1, whole genome shotgun sequence, the window gtgtgtgtgtgtgtgtgtgtgtgtgtgtgtgtgtgtgtgtgtgtgtgtgtgtgtgtgtgtgtgtgtgtgtgtgtgtcctgtctcACTATGTGtacaattgtgtgtgtatgccatACCTTTGCTGTGAACAGAAGGCACAAGAGAGGGATACTGAGAGAAAAGATATGCATGACCTCCTCACTGCCTTATGGTGTGTGCTGCCTAAAAGAGGTCTTACGTAACTGAAACCAGCACTGAACTAATGTAGGTTTGTCTGTTTATCTCCCACGGAGTAAAAACTTTCTGGACAGTCAGCCTTTTCCAGAGGAAACATTGCATAATATGAATTTACATTTgcaatatacacacacacacacaaacacacaacacacacacacacacacacacacacacacacacacacacacacacacacacacagttgatgtcactctttatttttgtttttcatcctcctccttcattATCTCTATTTATAGCATTGCTCCAGGTGTCTAggcctgcaactaatgattattttcagaattGATGAATCTGCTAATCTATCTCctcaataaatcattttgcttacaaaatgttacagaaaatgtCACTCACTACTTCTCAGGGTCCAAAGTGACATTCTTAAATTGCTTGTTGTATCCAACCgaaagtccaaaaccaaaagattttttttattcactatcgtttgtgacaaagaaaaggagaaaatgctcacatttgaaaagctacAAAGAGagaatgtttagcatttttgcttgaaaaatgactgaaatgatgaatcaattatcaattaTCGGactaatcaataaaaaacataattgttAATTGAAGCCTAATCGATTCAATGTGTGCCATAGGCTTTTTCATAGTAAAAAGGCTCAGAAGGATATATTTGAGTTTATCTTGCATCTTTTTTGAAGACATGGAcggttctttctttcttttggcgTAAGACGAGGGTTCCAACTTCCATTCGCTTTCATTCTTTGACAGAAGAGAAGACAGTTTCAGCACATCAGCTATTGTTTTTCTCAATTGAAAGGGCTGCGTGTTTGtgcttactgtgtgtgtgtgtgtgtgtgtgtgtgtgtgtgtgtgtgtgtctgtgtgtctgtgtgtgtttgctttgtgtgtttgtgtgtccaggcAGGGTGCTGCTAATGTGTGGGAGTTGGTAGGTGCTAGAAGTTGTGTCCTCTTTAAATCTctctactttctctttctcagtccTTACATCACCCTGGGTAGTTATGTGATGGGCGCTTTGATTCCCGCTAAAAGAAATGTTATTGATAGATTGTAGTTGTATAAGTTGTCCTACTTTGCAGAGTTAAATCAAAGATTCAGAGAAACTGAATAAGCCAGAAGGGCTCTCTGAACAGTAATGCTTTTTGATggtaatattatattaaaaaataaaatattcataaatgtCTCAAGAGACCACCAGATTCATCGAGACAGCATGATTGTTAGTTAATTCCAGTTGAAGCTTATTAGAAGTATCTATTCCTGGTATAATTACATTCTCTTATATTTGCAACGAAAGCTTCTGGCTCACATGTGGCCCCCCAAGGACAGGAGTAGGAAATTAAATCTTAGTGTTGGTGTGTGGGGAGTGATTAGGTGGCAGAGCGAAGACAATAGAGAGCGGACATCCTGTCAGTCTGTTTTTAGCAAGGGAGCCTTCCTGAGAGTTAAAAAAAGttctacatatactgtagatgtgctGTTTATGGAAATGGAAGCAAAATATGTTTCCTTCACAACATAATTCGCATTCTTGTAACTAAGGTGTCATATTTATGTAACAAGAATCAGGGTAGACTGCCTGAGTGACGAGACGAATAGTGAATGTTATCTTGCAGAGGATTAGTTTAATAATGCCTCTGTAGTGTAAGTGGGGGTTGAAAATGACGGAAAAGTTACTAATAGTTAATAAAGGCATTGTTTTAAAGcaacaacacagcaacattaatGAGTTTGTGCTCAACTCCTGTCTCTAATTAGTGTGACTGCACCAGGCCGCACAAAGCTGATGCAACATGCATTTGCACCCAAATATGGGTGACATATGAACATCCAACAATTTTATAACATTTCAGGGTCTATCCAtctgtaacaaaatccacctaccagcatctctaaagctcaccaattaacacgTAGGACATATCCCGCTGTGAAACGCCTAATTGTCACTGCGGGTTTTGTTACGATTGGACAGAGcagggctagctgtttccccctgatttcagtctttgtgctaagctaagctaattggctCCTCGCTGTCAATGTTCTCTTCTAACTGTTaccagaaagtgaataagcatcTACTTTAAAAAGAATAGTTTTCATTGATCTAGCTATCTTTTATATGAATatagagcagagacagagacttaATTTAACAGACATAGATTAAGATTGCTTAATGTTGCTCAGACATAGTGTCTGTATTTTGCACTTTATCATGGAAAAATTCTGGAAAAGAGTGTCCTATGATGATAATTTACCCTCTTGGGACATCTGGtagttttttcattcattcaaaagttTGGTAAATAAAGTTCGATATTGACTAATAATGGAAAGACATGACTGGTACAGAGTTACACTGCCCGTGACTCAGTGAGTTAGTTTACTTATCTGGAAAAAATCCTCTCAGCGGGAAGGCATCCAGCGTAGTTAAATTATTTGCTCTCATATCAGTTTGGCAGGGGTGTATGTGTCTGgttgtgtttgtactgtgtgtatgtgaggagGATGATTTGTAAAGAACTTTATAATAGTGTCAGCTGGACTCAGACCATAGAAAGACACACTTTACACGTTTATAATTCTGCTCGCTGACAATGGGAAAACTaaaggtttttaattttcaaagatTTTGTTTCAAGTTGAGCGTCAGGCTTCCTAAACTCCATGTTTACAAAATCGAAACTTTactctgtctctgttctgtcCTTGTAGGTTCTCCATACTACGACAACGTCAGGCCCCTCTGCTACAGTGACTCAGATGCAGTGCTCTTATGCTTTGACATCAGCCGACCAGACACAGTAGACAGTGCACTGAAGAAGGTATGGGCAGCTGAAATGTGAACATGACACGATGACAACACTGCAGTGTTACGGCTTCATTTTAGACCAGGTCTACATTAAGTCATCTAAAGTCATCTGAGTCATCTAAgttttgtgtgaaaacaaatttgCGTCCACATTAGTGTTTCCACGTTGTTTTTGTAGGGGGATCTGTCCACAGTGAAATGCCTGAACAATATGAACGCAGTCaaatctcctcctcttcattctctGCTATgttggcaaacaacaaaaactgcatcAAACCCTACATCTAGTAAGGAGTGGGACAGACAGCTGGctgataaaatcattatttcataGTTGGGGGCGTCGTCTGACAAATTCAATCAAGGATTAATAGAGATTAATCACAATAGCTGTGCTGTATCAACGACtatatcaacatttaaaatgcttGATTACAGAAAAAGTTAGGGATGACagaaagttgtctttttttttttgttcagtctcCTCATGCTCTCTGTGGCCACCTATACTGTGtttaatgcagccaaattcaTTATATGGtagttctcatttacatatttttctgtttttgttgtcagataAGTGAAAAAGTAGTGATTTAAATGCGGCCGATGAACACTATATGTTAAAAATCAGTCATTCCAGAGCAGCTGCGCTGCGTTGATAGAATCCTTATTTTATAATTGTGATGCTGTCTGACAACCAACACAAATCcaggttaatgacaacagctcTAATGTGTATTCAGCTGTATtggcatttaaaatgaacaatcaGTGAAAGTTAGAGACAACTTAAAGTTGTTTTCGTAACAATGTTGTCACACAACTATGACCCTCACTGGCTGGTTTAGGTCATGGTTGTGACCATGGCTGTTTATACACTGGCGTTTTCAGATTTACACACTCTGGAACCCATTTTGGAAAAACTCAAATTTGGGGGAGGTTGCTGTTTTAATCTGGACGGGGGGCTGATGGACAGTAAAGATGTGTGTACAAATTTAACCATCATAAAGTGGACATACACTTAATCTAGGTGGTAGTCTCCTTGATCACTAATGGGTGCTCCACCATTTTCACCCTTTATATGTTACAGTTTCAAGTGACTGTCTGGTGAcagctctgtttatttttctttgcagtgGAAAGCAGAGATCCAGGACTTCTGCCCCAGCACACGGATCCTGCTAATAGGCTGTAAAACGGACCTGCGCACGGATGTATGCACGCGCATGGAGCTGTCCAATCAGAAACAGAGTCCCATCTCCCATGAACAGGTTTGTTCCAGGAATACTCTTTCctcctttgtgtgtctgtttaggTCTCCTGTCTAGTCTGGGTACTTGTAGAAATTCCCCTTTGTTTTAATCTACTCTAGCTCATACTCAGTTTAACATGCGTATATTTAATCCCCTCACATTGTAGGGTTCGTCCATGGCCAAGCAGCTCGGAGCAGAGGCTTACCTGGAGTGCTCAGCCTTCACATCAGAGAAGAGCATCCACAGTGTTTTCCGTACGGCAGCTGTGGCCTGCATGAACAAACCCCAGCCTGCCAATAAACCCAGCCCCGTCCGTCGCCTCTCCAAGAGACTCCTCCACCTGCCAAGCAAGACAgagctcctctcctctacctTTAGCAAGGAGAAGTCAAAGAGCTGCTCCATCATGTGAAATACTGCTGGGATCAgggtggaaaaaagaaaggaaggacaAGTGAACTATACTGTAGCTGGTTCAGCAGGGGTGCAGGGTGTGCAAGGGCGAGAGAGCAACAAAGTGGATTTCTACTCAGTCCCTCTCTCCTTTGCAGTCCAAACTCCCTCAACCACTTCAAAAAGATCACTATACTCTCTATATTCAACTCTGACACTGAACTTTTGATCATGACTTGACACCAGCACTCAgtgcagagacagagtgaaaaagctttgatgtttaaaatatttctgatCAATTAAATAATCCTGTACAAAGACATCATAACAGGCGCTTTAAGGTGCAGACCTGTTTTCTCATCACATAAAGGCTGCTGTGATAGAGTCAGCTTGAATAAGGTCAGTACCTCCTCTTTTCTATGGGGGAAGTGGTTGTAAACACTGCATTTGACTGCATTACCCTGATGAGACCGATTTTAAGTTCTGATAGCGGTGCCCTTTCCCATCCATCTCTTGATTTGAATGTCCCTTTAAGGTCACGCTATGGGCTGAGTGACTagatgaaatgtaaaatctgaCGATGCAGAACGTGCTATGTACAACTTGGAGAATTTAAAGCAGTGGTCCTTGAGGAAATTATTCCCCAGCAGACCCCTCACAGTATTTCGTTAAGGAATTAAAGCCGACAGtggagaaaagggggagagaagggagagattTGGCAGGCAGAGTGTTCATTTGCTGAGACAGTGGGAGGACGAGCTGAGAGCACATCTGAAGGACCGCAATGTGACTCAGCACTCACATGAGCCACAAAACAGTGCAGGGTGGACATgctgtgacaaaaacaaacacaaaatctggGCCATGTAAAAACTGTCTGACCATGTTTTTGTCACGTaccctttcatttcatttcattcacagCAGTCATAATTCTTCAGTGTTATTAACCATGAATATTAACCGgatatcagtttttttaatccggaaaaataattaaaccaTTCTTTCTTAGTCTTTAAAGGATAAAACAACGATTTCTTTTTATACAAGCAAAACTAgatggatttattttaatgtatcaaaaaaagttatttgtttttgaatccTCTGCCTCAAGATTATTTGAAGATTAATCCACCGTACTTCAACAAGCTCCAGGTGCTGGGTAAATAGAGTGCTCCACCGATTTAGCATTGCGCCCATATAAAACTGTCAGACTAATGCAGCACAACCAGAGgacttttttattccacacattcttcttcctttgtcaaaacctggcgcctacattacctACATTGCAACTCAGCCGCTGAGAGTTCGGCAGAGATTCGGGTGTGTTTTGCTAGTAGTAGCTAATGTAGCCTAAAGCTGCTAGCTTCAGGCAAAGATGAGTAGCGGGCTACaa includes:
- the LOC120803913 gene encoding rho-related GTP-binding protein Rho6-like, with product MKERRLAQPFVARCKLVLVGDVQCGKTAMLQVLAKDCYPETYVPTVFENYTACLQLEDQRVELSLWDTSGSPYYDNVRPLCYSDSDAVLLCFDISRPDTVDSALKKWKAEIQDFCPSTRILLIGCKTDLRTDVCTRMELSNQKQSPISHEQGSSMAKQLGAEAYLECSAFTSEKSIHSVFRTAAVACMNKPQPANKPSPVRRLSKRLLHLPSKTELLSSTFSKEKSKSCSIM